In a single window of the Papaver somniferum cultivar HN1 chromosome 8, ASM357369v1, whole genome shotgun sequence genome:
- the LOC113302528 gene encoding phospholipase A(1) DAD1, chloroplastic-like, with translation MTTSVMKLTDFVTVPFSLPISQKMRLTMGGVKPPYTLPTKTKLPKRSTDAVPHQLKLGKKWNEYHGSNNWEGLLDPLDEKLRVEILRYGKFVESTYNSFVFDTSSPLYGTCQHPKHSLFHRSGLPGTGYRLTKNLHATSGIQLPRWVDKLPSWASKQSSWIGYVAVCQDKEEIARLGRRDVVVAFRGTATSLEWLENLRSTLTQIPNIASSSDILPYHHRPMVESGFLSLYSSSARKYQSLQNEVREEISRLLQSYGDEPLSITIAGHSLGAALATLTAYDITKTFKHAPSVSVISFGGPRVGNPSFRHEVEKNGIKILRIVNSTDIITKVPGFIINDHEDGEEHRGMHVASPGSLSTWLQKFIVEKTQWNYADVGRELRLCSENSPIVKPNKNVATCHELNTYLHLVNGFRTSTCPLRSTAKRLLSR, from the coding sequence ATGACTACCTCAGTCATGAAATTAACCGATTTCGTCACCGTTCCCTTCTCTTTACCTATCTCTCAGAAAATGAGGCTTACCATGGGTGGAGTTAAGCCTCCTTATACGCTTCCAACAAAGACAAAACTTCCTAAAAGATCTACTGATGCTGTTCCACATCAACTGAAACTAGGTAAGAAATGGAACGAATATCATGGAAGTAATAACTGGGAAGGTCTTCTAGATCCACTCGACGAAAAATTACGTGTAGAAATTCTGCGATATGGAAAGTTTGTGGAATCAACTTACAACTCTTTTGTGTTCGATACATCATCACCATTATACGGTACATGTCAACACCCTAAACATTCTCTTTTCCACCGTTCTGGTCTTCCAGGAACAGGTTATCGTCTAACGAAAAACTTGCATGCAACTTCGGGTATCCAGTTACCACGTTGGGTTGACAAGTTACCAAGCTGGGCTTCAAAACAGTCTAGTTGGATAGGTTATGTTGCTGTTTGTCAAGATAAAGAAGAAATCGCTAGGTTGGGTCGCCGTGACGTCGTTGTTGCATTTAGAGGTACAGCTACTAGTTTGGAATGGCTTGAAAATCTTCGATCAACCCTGACACAGATACCAAATATAGCGTCATCCTCTGATATCTTGCCCTATCATCACAGGCCCATGGTAGAAAGTGGGTTCTTGAGTTTGTACTCTTCATCGGCTCGGAAGTATCAAAGTCTTCAAAACGAAGTGAGGGAGGAAATCTCCAGACTCCtccaatcatacggagatgagcCATTAAGCATCACCATCGCAGGACACAGTTTAGGTGCGGCTTTGGCTACACTGACGGCATATGATATCACAAAAACGTTCAAACATGCGCCGTCTGTTTCCGTCATCTCCTTCGGCGGACCTCGTGTAGGTAACCCAAGCTTTAGACATGAAGTCGAGAAAAATGGCATCAAAATATTACGGATTGTGAACTCTACCGATATCATCACAAAAGTACCTGGTTTTATCATCAATGATCATGAGGATGGGGAAGAACACAGAGGTATGCACGTGGCAAGCCCAGGTTCCCTTTCCACTTGGCTACAAAAATTCATCGTTGAAAAAACACAGTGGAATTATGCCGACGTAGGTCGTGAACTACGTCTATGTAGTGAAAACTCACCTATCGTCAAACCTAATAAAAATGTTGCCACGTGTCATGAGTTGAATACGTATCTACATTTAGTCAACGGTTTCAGAACATCAACATGTCCGTTAAGGTCAACTGCTAAAAGACTACTAAGTAGATGA